The genomic stretch TCGAACGCGACCAACCACGAAGGCCGCCGGGTGCGGGCTGTCGGCCGGGGGCGGTCCGCCGCCGGTCGGGTTCCGGTCATGGGGTGCCTCCGGGGTCCTGCTCACCGAGCAGGGGGCGCAGGTGTCGGACGAGTACTTCGACGTGGGGCGGGTTGAGCAGCGTCAGATGGTCACCGGGCACGTCCAGGATCCGCAGCCCGGGGGCCACGGCGTCCCAGCCGAGCGCGCGGTCGGGCCGGTAGAACTCGGGGTCGTTGATCCCCTCGGGCATCGGGTCGAGGCCGATGAACAGGGTCAGCGGGCCGTCCCAGGGATCGGGCCGGTAGCCCTGCATCATGCGGCGGGCGGTGCGGACCGCGTCGACGGTGGAGCGGAACAGGTCGATGCCGATGTCCCCTTCGAGCACCTCCGCCACCCGCCGGTACAGCAGGTCGAGTTGGGCCTGCTCGTCGTCGAGCGGCAGGAGCTCCTCCTCGGTGAGCCGCACGGACCGGTGGAAGATCAGCTCGAAGACCCGTGCGTAGTGGTGGGTGCGGTAGGCCAGCAGCTCGCGCGGGGCGAGGTCCGGGGGCGAACCCGCCAGGGAGGACTCGAACAGGGTGAGCACCTCGACCTCTTCGCCCGCGGCGGTGAGCTGCTGGGCCATCTCGAAGGCGACGAGACCGCCGAAGGAGAGGCCGCCGAGCCGGTAGGGGCCGTGCGGGAAGGCCTCGCGCACGGCGTCGACGTAGTGCGCCGCGAGATCCTGGAGCCGGTCGAACCGGGCGATGTCGGAGTGCTCCAGCATGTAGAAGGGCTGCTGGGGTCCGAGCTGGTCGGCCAGGAACTGGTAGACGAGCGTGTTCATCCCGGTCTGGTGGACGGCGAAGAACGGCGGCCTGTCCCCCTGTTCCCGCAGCGCGACCAGCGAGGAGCGGGCGCTCTTGCCGGTGCCGGGCCGCAGCACGTCGGCGAGCTCGGCGACGGTCGGGTTGCCGAACAGGACCGCCAGGTCCACGTCCTGGTCGAACCGGCGCTGGAGCCGGGAGATCACCCGCATCGCCAGCAGGGAGTGCCCGCCGAGCGCGAAGAAGTTGTCGGTGGCGCCGACCGGGCGCACCCCGAGCACGTCCTCCCACACCTTGCAGATCCTGAGCTCGGTGCTGTCCCTGGGCGGCACGAAGGCCGCCGCGCCGTCGCGGGAGCCGCGTTCGGAGGCCGGCAGCGCCCCCGGGTCGGGGCGGCCGTGCCGGGTCAGCGGCAGGCTGCCGGTGAGGATGAACTCGTCGGGGACGAGGTGCGACGGCAGGGGGCCCGAGTCGAGCGCGGCGCGCAGCCGGGGCAGCAGCCGGCTCTCCCGGCGCCGGGTGAGCGGGTCGTTGGCGCAGTCGGGCCAGGGGCGCGGAGCGGGCCGCAGGGTGTCGGCGTAGGCCCACCACTTCGCCCGTACGGTCTCCTTGCCCGGCCCCTCGGCGGGCGCGAACAGGGCGTCGACGGTGCCCGGACGGTCGCCGACGAGGAGTTCGGCGAGGTAGCCGTGGCGCTCGGCGAGGTCGTGCAGATCGTCGGGTTCCACGGCCGGATCGCTCTCCGCGGCGGCCCGCAGGGTGCCGGTGTCATGGGGGGCGGTGCCGTCCTGAAGGGACCGGACGGCGACCGCGAGACCGTGACAGCGGGCGTCGGGAACGCCGCGCACGAGCAGGGAACCGGGCCGTGCGGCGAGTTCCTCGCGGACGGCCGCGAGATCTCCGCGCCACTCGGTGACCCGGGCCGGCGCCTCGGACTCGGCGCCGGTGTCGAAGGTGAGCAGGGCGTCGTAGCGGAAGCGGGACATCTCGTTGCGGGCGCGGCCCCGCCGTACCGTGATGCGGGTGCTGCCGCCGGGTGCCCCGGCCACCGTCCGGCGGAAGAAGTCGGGGTGCAGGACGAGTTCCTCGTCGGTGCGGGCGGCGCGGTGGGCGGCCTGCCACAGCTGCCGGGTGTCGTGGTGGTCGGGGCAGTTGGCGAGCTGCCCGGCGAGGTGCTGGGCATCGAGCAGCGGCAGGCTGCGGACGTCGCCGACGAAGATCCGTCCGCCCGGGGCCAGCAGGGCGCGGGCCCGGTCGAGGACGCGGCGCAGGTAGGCGGCGTGCGGGAAGTACTGCGCGACGGAGTTGACGATCACCAGGTCGAAGGCGGCCTCGGGCAGCCCGGTGACGTCGTCGCCCTCCTGGCAGCGCAGCTCCACCCGGTCGGCGACGGACGGCGGCAGATGGTCGCGGACGTAGTCGACGGCCGTCGGTGACAGGTCCGTCGCCCAGTACCGCTCGCACTCGGCGCTCAGCGGGAGCAGGAGCATGCCGGTACCGCAGCCGATCTCCAGGACCCGGCGCGGGGCGAGCGCGCGGAGCCGGTCCAGGGTGCCGTCGAGCCATTCGCGCATCTCCGCGTCGGGGATCGCCCCGCCGGTGAGGCTGCTGTTCCAGCCGGCGGTGTTGAAGTCGGGCTCGGCACCGAGGTCCGTGCTGCCGTAGGCGTGCGCGAAGACCTGCCGCCACTGGTCGACCTGGTCGGTGTCCAGGTCCCCGGCGGGTTCGTCGCCGCCCTGCCGGGCGGGCACGACGTGGGCGAGCAGCCGACGGGTCTCGCCCTGGCCGTCGGCGGTCACGACGGCCTGCTCGACGTCGGCGAGGGCTACGAGCGCGTCCTCGACCTCGGCGGGGTCGACGACCTGTCCCCGCACGGCCAGCCGCCGGTCGGCGCGGCCGAGGATCTCCAGTCGGCCGTCCTCGGTCCACCGCGCGAGATCGCCGGTGGCCAGCAGCCTGCCGTGCGGGCTGTCCGCCCGCGGGGCGGAGCGGAAGCGCTCCGCGGTGAGCGCGGGCCGGCCCGGGTAGCCGCGGGCCACCGCCTCGCCGCCGAGGTGGAGCTCGCCGGGAACCCCCGCCGGCAGCGCGGCGCCGGAGTCGTCGAGGACGTACGCGGCGACTCCGGCGGTGGGCCGCCCGCCCGGACGGGCCGGTTCGGTGTCGGGCACACGGGCGACGGTGGCGAGGCCGGCCGTCTCCGCGGTGCCGTACACCTCGAACAGGGTGCGGCCGCTCGCCCAGCGGCGCAGGGTCGCGCGCGGGCCGCGTTCGCCGGAGACCAGGACCGTGCGCACGCCGGGCAGCGGGTGCTCGCCGGGCAGCGCCGCGAGCAGGGACGGGGTGAGCCGCAGGCAGGTCACGCCGGTGAGGTCGGGGTGGCTGCGGTGGTCCTGGGCCTCGCGGAGCAACGCGGCGGCGGTGACCGGGCGTTCGGGGCAGCGCAGGGTGGCGCCGTTGCCGAGGGCGAGGTGGAGTTCGAGCAGCCCGTCGGCGCTGCCGGGCGGGGCCGTGGAGAGCACCACGTCGTCGGCGGTGAGACCGAACTCCTCGACCGCGGCCGAGGCCATGGCGGCGACGGCCGCGTGGCCGAGCAGGACGGCCTTGGGCGCGCCGGTCGTCCCGGCGGTCGTCACCGTCCAGGCCGGCTTCTCCGGGCCTTCGTCCGGCGCGGGGACGACGGCGTGCTCCCCGGTGTCCGGCTCCGGTGCCGTGTCCAGCAGGATCACGTCCCAGTCGTCGCCGTCCGGCACGGTCGTGCCGGTGCGGGTGAGCAGCAGGCCGGTCCGGGCCTCGCGGGCCGCGGCGGCCGTCCGCTCCGGCGCCTCGGCGGGGTCGAGGCCGAAGGGCACGGCACCGGCCCGCGCGACGGCGAGCAGCGCGACGGTCTCCTCCAGGCGGTCCGGCAGCAGGACGCCCACGATGTCGCCGGCGGCCACCCCCTGTCCGGCCAGCAGCCGGACCGTCCGGTTCACCCGGTCGTCCAGCTCGCGGTAGGTGAGCCGGCGGGTGCCGGAGGTCAACGCCGGCGCGTCCGGCGTACGGACGGCGTGTTCGGCGACCGCGTGGTGGGCGGCGCCCGGGCCGCGGCTCGGGGCCGGGCCACGGGACCAGCGCTCCAGGTCGGCGCGTTCGCCGGGGGTCGTCATCGGGACCCGGCCCAGACGGCGCCGGGGCTCGGCGGCGAGTTCGGCGAGCAGGGTGTCCAGATGCCCGAGCAGGCGCTCGGCGGCGGCGTCGGGGAGCCAGGACGGATCGTAGGAGATGCGCAGTCCCAGCCGCTCGCCGGGCAGGCCGGCCAGGGTGAGCGGGTAGTTGGTGCGGGTGTAGTACGTGAAGTCGGCGACGGTCAGGTCCTCGAAGCCCTGCCAGACGGCCGCGAGGGGGTCCGCGTCGAGGTTCTGGAGCACCTGAACGGTCTCGAACAGCTCCACTCCGGCGGGCGTCGCGCTCCACTCCTGGATACGGGTCATGGGCACGTGCTCGTAGGCGCGGGCGGCCAGGGCGTCGGCCTGCACGTCGCGGAGCCAGTCGCCGACCTCCCGGTCCGGGTCGACGCGCAGCCGGGTGGGCACGGTGTTGACGAAGAGTCCGACCATGTCCTCCACGCCGTCCAGCTGGGGCGGGCGCCCGGAGGAGACGGCCCCGAACACCACGTCCCCGCGGCCGGAGTAGCGCGCCAGCAGCAGGCCCCAGGCGGCCTGAAGCAGGGTGCCCAGGGTGATCCGCTGCTCGGTGCAGGCCGCCGTCACCGCGGCGGTCCGCTCGGCGTCGAGCCGGTGCAGCCGGGCGTGCTGCACCTGGCCGGCGGAGCCGGCGGTGGCCGAACGCAGCAGCCGTGTCGGCTCGGTGAAGCCCTTCAGCCGCCGCCGCCAGAACGCCTCGGCCTCGGCGGGGTCCTGCTCGCCGAGCCAGGTGAGGTAGTCGCGGTACGGCCGTACCGGCGGTGGCGCGAAGGGCTCGCCCCGGGACAACGCCCCGTAGGCGGTGCCCACTTCGCGCAGCATGATCCCGGTGGACCAGCCGTCCTGGATGATGTGGTGGAGGCTGAAGGCGAAGCGGTGCCGGTCGTCGCCGAGCCGGGCCAGGTGCAGGCGGATCAGCGGGGCCTCGGACAGATCGAAGCCGGTCTTGCGGTCCTGGGCCAGCAACTGCTCCTCGCGGGCGGCGCGCTGGTCCTCGGTCAGGTCGCTCCAGTCGTGCTCGGCCAGCGGGACGGGCGCGGTGCGCTGGATCACCTGCACCGGCTTGTCCAGCCGCTCCCAGCGGAACGCGCTGCGCAGGGTGGTGTGCCGGTCCACCACCGCCTGCCAGGCCCGGCGCAGCAGCGCGGGGTCGAGCGGGCCGTGGAAGGTGACGGCGGCCTGCTGGAGATAGACGGCCGAGTCGGGGTGGCGCAGGGTGTGGTAGAGCATCCCCTCCTGCATGGGCGAGAGGACGTGGACGTCCTCCACGTTGTCGAGCGCGGCGGCGCGGGGCCGCTTGTCCGTGGTCATCGGCTGTCCTTCTCGCTCCGGCGCGGTTCGCTGAACAGCACCGCGAATTCGTCGTCGGTCAGGGCGTCCCAGCCGCCCGAACCGTCCGGCTCGGTCGGCGCGGTCGGCTCGGTCGGTCCGGTGGACCGGCCGGCCTCGCGCAGAGCGGTGGCGGTGCGTTCCACCAGCTCACGCACCGACGCCTCCTCGTGCCGCCGGGCGTCGTACCACCAGTCCAGGTGGAGACGGTCGGCGCTCAGCCAGCAGCGCAGTTCCATCGGATTGCCCAGACAGGCGGCGGCCGAGCGCGCGGCCGGCACCACGCCCGGGGCGGGGCGCAGCGGGCCGTCGTCGAGTCCGGCCGTGTCGTAGGAGAGGGCGCCGAGGTAGCTGACCATCAGCTCCGGCTCGGGCACCTCGGCCAGCAGCGCCGCGGTCGGCGCGTGGAGTCGGGCGAGCACTCCGTGGCCGAGCCCCTGCCGGGGAATCTCATGCAGCGCGTCGCGGGTGCGGGCGAGCGCTCCGTCGAGTCCGCGTCCGCCGGTGCTCAGCAGCACCGGGTACACGGTGGTGCAGGGGCCGATCGTGCGGGTGAGGTCCAGGCCAGGGAACGGCACCGCGCGTCCGTGGCCCTCGATGTCCGCCAACACCGCGTCCTCGCCGGTGACATGGCGGTGGGCCACGGCCACGGCGGCGAGCAGGGTCTCGTCCAGCGGGGCGCGCCGCCCGCGCTGGAACGCCTGGAGCGCGGCCGTGTCGGCGGCGTCGAGCACGGCCTGCGCACAGCGCACGTCGGCCTCGCCCGTGGCGGACCGGGTCGCGGACCGCAGGGCCTTGCGCCGCTCACCGGCCCACAGCGCCCGCTCGGCGTGTACGTCCGGTTCGGCGGCCAGCGCGGTGACGCGGGCCGCCCACTCGGGCCACGCGGTGGTGGCGGGCGACAGTTCGACGGGCGAGCCCGCGAGCGCCTGTCCGCAGGCGGTGTTCAGGTCCTGGAGGAGCAGCCGCTCGGAGGCGATGTCCACGAGCAGGTGGTGCAGGACCAGGATGACGAGACCGGACCGCGGCAGGCAGGCGGCCCTCAGCAGCGGCCCGCCCGCGTAGCAGTCGGCGGCGACGGCCCGTCCCAGTTCCTCGGCGACCCGGGGCGCGGCGTCCGGCTCGTCGCTGTCGACCACCAGCAACGGAACCCGCCGGGTGGGGTCGGCGACCTCCTGTTCCCACAGTCCGTCGCGGTGCCGGACGCGCAGCCGCAGCCCGTCGTGCAGGGCGACCACGGCGTTCAGCGCCTCGTCGAGCGCCTGCGGTGCCAGGGCGCCGGGGATCTGGAGGACCAGCGGCACATGGAAGTCCTTCGAGCGCGGCTCCTGGAGCAGCCGCAACTGGGCGGGCGTCAGCGGGACGGGGCCGGTCCATCGCTCCCGCGCCGGGCTCCGCCCGGTCTCGGGGGCCGCCGCCGCGTCGAGCGCGTCGGCCAGCTCGGCCACCGTCTGGTGGGTGAAGACGTCCTGGGGTGACATCGTGAGCCCGGCCTTGGTGGCCCGGGACGCCAGCTGAACGGCGATCAGTGAATCGCCGCGCAGATCGAAGAAGTTGGCGTCGGGCGGCACGTCGGGGACACCGAGCAGGTCGCTCCAGATGGCGGTGAGGACGGCACGGGTGCCGACCGTCGGCGTCTCCGGCCGCGGCTCGGGCACGGGCACGGGCGCGCTCGGGCCGCCGCCCGACGCCGAGCTCCTCGGGCCGCCGCCCGTGACGTACGCCGACTCGATCCAGTGCCGGTCCGGGCGGAACGGGTATCCGGGCAGCGAGACCTTGCGCGGCGTCCGCCCGCCCCGGGCCGGGCGCCAGTCGACGTCCACCCCGGCGGCCCACAGCGCACCGAGGGCGAGGGTCAGGACGTCGACGTCCTCTCGCGGCTCGGAGGGGTGCCGGACGGTCTGCACCGTTCGGTGCTCCGGGCCCCAGGCGGTACTGCGGCGGGCCAGCGTGGTCAGGGTGCGGCCCGGGCCGGTCTCCACCAGCACGCGGGGGCCTTCGGCCAACAGGGCCGTCACCGCGGCGCCGAAGCGCACCGGCTCCCTCAACTGCCGGGCCCAGCGGTCGTGGTCGACGGCCTCGGTGTCCGTCATCCAGGTGCCGGTGACCCCGGAGAGCAGCGGGATCCGCGGTGGACGCAGCCGGACGCCGGCGATCTCCGCGGCGAAGCGGTCGGCGGCCTCCTGTACGGCGCTGGTGTGGAAGGCGTGGGCGGTGTGCAGCCGGGTCGAGGCCACACCGCGCGCCGTGAGCCGCTCGGCGAGCCGCTCCACCGCGTCGGCCGGACCGGCGACGACACAGCCACCGGGTTCGTTGAGCGCGGCCAACTCCACGCCGCTGCCGCTCAGCTCTTCGGCGACGGCCGCCTCGCCCAGCCGCACCGAGAGCATGGCGCCGGGCGGCGCCTGGCGCATGAGACGCCCTCGCGCGGCGACCATGCGCACCGCGTCCGGCAGATCGACGACGCCCGCCAGGCAGGCCGCGGTGTACTCCCCGACGCTGTGGCCCGCGAGCGCCTGCGGCCGTATCCCCCAGGGCTCGAGCCTGCGGGCGAGCGCGTACTCGACGCTGAACAGGGCGGCCTGGGCGAGGTCCGTGCGCCGGGACAGCTCCTCGTCGTCGGCCAGGATCGCCGCGAGCACATCGGTGCCCAGGGCGTCGGAGAACGGCTCGGCGCACTCGACGAGGTGCTCCCTGAAGAGCGCGTCGTGCCGGTGCAGTCCCGCCGTCATCCCGGGGTACTGGGCTCCCTGACCCGGCATCAGAAACGCGACCGTGGGCTGCTTCTCGGGGGCGAGAGCGGTGTGGGAGCGCGGGTGGGCGGCCCCGGCGAGCGCCTCGGCGGCCTCCGCCGGAGTGCGGGCGACCACCGCACGGCGGTGCGCGTGCGCG from Streptomyces davaonensis JCM 4913 encodes the following:
- a CDS encoding condensation domain-containing protein, which codes for MTTDKRPRAAALDNVEDVHVLSPMQEGMLYHTLRHPDSAVYLQQAAVTFHGPLDPALLRRAWQAVVDRHTTLRSAFRWERLDKPVQVIQRTAPVPLAEHDWSDLTEDQRAAREEQLLAQDRKTGFDLSEAPLIRLHLARLGDDRHRFAFSLHHIIQDGWSTGIMLREVGTAYGALSRGEPFAPPPVRPYRDYLTWLGEQDPAEAEAFWRRRLKGFTEPTRLLRSATAGSAGQVQHARLHRLDAERTAAVTAACTEQRITLGTLLQAAWGLLLARYSGRGDVVFGAVSSGRPPQLDGVEDMVGLFVNTVPTRLRVDPDREVGDWLRDVQADALAARAYEHVPMTRIQEWSATPAGVELFETVQVLQNLDADPLAAVWQGFEDLTVADFTYYTRTNYPLTLAGLPGERLGLRISYDPSWLPDAAAERLLGHLDTLLAELAAEPRRRLGRVPMTTPGERADLERWSRGPAPSRGPGAAHHAVAEHAVRTPDAPALTSGTRRLTYRELDDRVNRTVRLLAGQGVAAGDIVGVLLPDRLEETVALLAVARAGAVPFGLDPAEAPERTAAAAREARTGLLLTRTGTTVPDGDDWDVILLDTAPEPDTGEHAVVPAPDEGPEKPAWTVTTAGTTGAPKAVLLGHAAVAAMASAAVEEFGLTADDVVLSTAPPGSADGLLELHLALGNGATLRCPERPVTAAALLREAQDHRSHPDLTGVTCLRLTPSLLAALPGEHPLPGVRTVLVSGERGPRATLRRWASGRTLFEVYGTAETAGLATVARVPDTEPARPGGRPTAGVAAYVLDDSGAALPAGVPGELHLGGEAVARGYPGRPALTAERFRSAPRADSPHGRLLATGDLARWTEDGRLEILGRADRRLAVRGQVVDPAEVEDALVALADVEQAVVTADGQGETRRLLAHVVPARQGGDEPAGDLDTDQVDQWRQVFAHAYGSTDLGAEPDFNTAGWNSSLTGGAIPDAEMREWLDGTLDRLRALAPRRVLEIGCGTGMLLLPLSAECERYWATDLSPTAVDYVRDHLPPSVADRVELRCQEGDDVTGLPEAAFDLVIVNSVAQYFPHAAYLRRVLDRARALLAPGGRIFVGDVRSLPLLDAQHLAGQLANCPDHHDTRQLWQAAHRAARTDEELVLHPDFFRRTVAGAPGGSTRITVRRGRARNEMSRFRYDALLTFDTGAESEAPARVTEWRGDLAAVREELAARPGSLLVRGVPDARCHGLAVAVRSLQDGTAPHDTGTLRAAAESDPAVEPDDLHDLAERHGYLAELLVGDRPGTVDALFAPAEGPGKETVRAKWWAYADTLRPAPRPWPDCANDPLTRRRESRLLPRLRAALDSGPLPSHLVPDEFILTGSLPLTRHGRPDPGALPASERGSRDGAAAFVPPRDSTELRICKVWEDVLGVRPVGATDNFFALGGHSLLAMRVISRLQRRFDQDVDLAVLFGNPTVAELADVLRPGTGKSARSSLVALREQGDRPPFFAVHQTGMNTLVYQFLADQLGPQQPFYMLEHSDIARFDRLQDLAAHYVDAVREAFPHGPYRLGGLSFGGLVAFEMAQQLTAAGEEVEVLTLFESSLAGSPPDLAPRELLAYRTHHYARVFELIFHRSVRLTEEELLPLDDEQAQLDLLYRRVAEVLEGDIGIDLFRSTVDAVRTARRMMQGYRPDPWDGPLTLFIGLDPMPEGINDPEFYRPDRALGWDAVAPGLRILDVPGDHLTLLNPPHVEVLVRHLRPLLGEQDPGGTP
- a CDS encoding acyltransferase domain-containing protein yields the protein MGAHLAGAPELRLVDVAATLADGRRAHAHRRAVVARTPAEAAEALAGAAHPRSHTALAPEKQPTVAFLMPGQGAQYPGMTAGLHRHDALFREHLVECAEPFSDALGTDVLAAILADDEELSRRTDLAQAALFSVEYALARRLEPWGIRPQALAGHSVGEYTAACLAGVVDLPDAVRMVAARGRLMRQAPPGAMLSVRLGEAAVAEELSGSGVELAALNEPGGCVVAGPADAVERLAERLTARGVASTRLHTAHAFHTSAVQEAADRFAAEIAGVRLRPPRIPLLSGVTGTWMTDTEAVDHDRWARQLREPVRFGAAVTALLAEGPRVLVETGPGRTLTTLARRSTAWGPEHRTVQTVRHPSEPREDVDVLTLALGALWAAGVDVDWRPARGGRTPRKVSLPGYPFRPDRHWIESAYVTGGGPRSSASGGGPSAPVPVPEPRPETPTVGTRAVLTAIWSDLLGVPDVPPDANFFDLRGDSLIAVQLASRATKAGLTMSPQDVFTHQTVAELADALDAAAAPETGRSPARERWTGPVPLTPAQLRLLQEPRSKDFHVPLVLQIPGALAPQALDEALNAVVALHDGLRLRVRHRDGLWEQEVADPTRRVPLLVVDSDEPDAAPRVAEELGRAVAADCYAGGPLLRAACLPRSGLVILVLHHLLVDIASERLLLQDLNTACGQALAGSPVELSPATTAWPEWAARVTALAAEPDVHAERALWAGERRKALRSATRSATGEADVRCAQAVLDAADTAALQAFQRGRRAPLDETLLAAVAVAHRHVTGEDAVLADIEGHGRAVPFPGLDLTRTIGPCTTVYPVLLSTGGRGLDGALARTRDALHEIPRQGLGHGVLARLHAPTAALLAEVPEPELMVSYLGALSYDTAGLDDGPLRPAPGVVPAARSAAACLGNPMELRCWLSADRLHLDWWYDARRHEEASVRELVERTATALREAGRSTGPTEPTAPTEPDGSGGWDALTDDEFAVLFSEPRRSEKDSR